Within the Rhizobium favelukesii genome, the region GTCGTCAGCGGCAAGCGACTCCTTGGCATTGTCAGCCGCATCGATCTCCTGAAGGGCATCGTTGCTGCACCGGCCGAGAGAACGGCAAGTGGTGACGATGCCCTCGCTCGTGCCATTCGAGCAAGACTGCAGGGCGACCTCGGTCTCGACACCGATGCGATCAAGGTATCGGTTCAGGATTCCAGAGTAGTGCTTGAAGGGACGGTATCCAGCGACCTGGAACGCCGCGCCATCCGCGTGCTGGTGGAGAACGTCAAGGGCGTCAGCGGCCTTATCGACAAGCTGAGCCTGGCCTGATTGGAGATCCTAGGCTGCCGAGCGTAGGAGCTTTTTGGCGTGCGTTGCCATCAGGCGTTCCTCGTTTGTCGGGATCACGAGCGTCTTGAAATCACCGAGGAAGCGGAGCCTTCCGAGGATTGCCTCGCGGACCGGGCCGGCGTGCTCGCCGATCCCGCCCGTGAAGACAAAGGCATCGATCCCGCCCATGGAGACGGCCATCATCGCGGCATGCTGGGCCGTTTTCAGAGCGAAATATTCGAGGGCGAAGGCGGCGTGCGGATCGTCGCTGCGAAGCAACGCCTCGACGTCATTGCTGATACCGGACAATCCCTTCAGGCCGGAACGCTCATAGAGGATATCCTGGACCGTCTCGACGCCGAGATCCAAGTCGTGAAGCATGTAGAGGACGGCGCCGGGATCGATTGATCCGCTGCGCGTTCCCATCGGTATGCCGTCGAGCGCGGTCATGCTCATCGTGGTATCTACGCTGATGCCGTTCTTCAGCGCGCAGAGGCTGGCGCCGTTGCCGAGGTGGCCGACGACGACGCTGCCGGCACAAAGGTCCGGATAGTCCCTGGACAGCACCTGCGAGATCCATTCATAAGAAAGCCCGTGGAAACCATAGCGGCGAACGCCTTTGTCGCGCATCTCCTGTGGCAGGGCGAAGCTGCTGGTCAATTCGTCGTGTCCCGCGTGGAAGGCGGTATCGAAGCAGGCGATATCGGGCGCTCCGCTTGCGAGCCTGGCAGAAGCGGTGATGCCGGCGAGGTTGTGCGGTTGGTGAAGCGGCGCCAACGGGATCAGCGCTTCGAGGCGGTACATCACCTCGGGCGTGACAATGACGGGCTCTGCGAAATCCTGCCCGCCATGGACGACGCGATGTACAACCGCCGCTGTGCGCCAGGCGTGGTCGTGCCCGCCGATGAGGTCCATCACGGCGCTGAGCGCCGAATCGTGATCCGTGTTCGCGGGCAGGGAGGTTTGCGTCTCTTGTCCACCGGGGAGTTTGGCGCGCATCTCAGGTGTGTCACCAATGCCGGTGACCTTGCCGCTCATCAGCACGTCCAGGGTCTGATCCTCGAAAATCTGAAACTTGAGGCTCGATGAGCCGGTGTTGAGAACAAGCAGCGTGTCGATCATCGAATTGTGCTCCGAGTCCGGTCACGTGAATGGTGAAGCGACGCTGCGTCAGGAGCCGGGTGCCACCGCGCGGCCGCTGAGATGACATTGACGCTGCCCCTGCGGGCCACGGTGGCCGCAGAAGATGTAGCTGTCAATTGTTTTTGTTTCGAAATTTCGCGCAACGCGAGGTGCCTGCGGCGTGCCTGGATGGCCTTTCGGAGATCAAAATCCTTTGAGATCTCAGGATTTTCTCTTTCCGCATTGCACCGATCGGCCTATCTAGCGGTAGTGCTATTCGGCACTTATCGGATCCGGCTTCCTGCCCGTTCCTGCATCCAATTCACACCGGCAGATCAATGATAGCTATGCAGACGACAGAGAAAGACGATGCGGAGAGCATCCGCAGGGCAAAGATCGTAGCGCTGGTCGTCGCCGTTTCGTTTTTCATGCAGATCCTCGATGGCACCATCGTCACTACGTCACTGCCGCAGATGGCCGCGAGTTTCGGTGTTCAACCGGTGTCGATGAGTATCGGCATCACCGTCTACATGCTGACGATGGCGGCCTTCATTCCACTTTCGGGATGGCTTGGGGATCGATACGGCGCAAGGCGGATCTTCATGGCGTCCATTGCCGTCTTCACCGTCGCCTCGCTGTTCTGCGGGCTCTCCGGCGGCCTTGCCGAGTTTGTCGTCGCTCGCGCCGTGCAGGGAGCGGGCAGCGCACTAATGACGCCGGTCGGCCGGATCATTGTCCTGAAGAATGCCCGCAAATCGGAACTCGTCCAGGCGATCGCGCTGATTACCTGGCCGGCGCTGACGGCTCCCGTTATCGGTCCGCTGCTTGGCAGCTTCATCACCACCTATGCAAGCTGGCATTGGAACTTCCTCATCAATCTGCCGATCGGCGTGCTCGGTATGGCGCTGGTTCTTCGCTTTGTGCCGGAGCAGCGCGAAGAGGATGCCGGCCGGCTCGATATGCTGGGATTCGTTCTCAGCGCTGGCGGGCTGACCTTCCTGCTGGCGGCGCTTGAACTCTCCGTGAAATGGGATGGCGGCCTGCTGCCGATCCTGCTGATGCTCGCGGCCGGCATTGCATTGTCTGTCATGGCGACGCGACACTTCCTGCGGGTCAGCAATCCGCTGCTCGATCTATCCGCCTTCAGGGTGCAGACATATGCGATTGCGACCCTTTCGGCTGGGACGGCGAGCCGTGTCGCGATCAATGCCACGCCGTTCCTCTTGCCGCTCCTCTTCCAACTCGGCTTCGCACTGAGCTCGATCGAGGCGGGTGCCTATCTGCTGGTGTACTTCCTCGGAAATCTCGGCATGAAGGCCGTGACGACGCCGCTGCTCGCCAAGCTTGGATTTCGCACCGTGCTCTTCTTCAATGGGATGATTGCCGCCTTGTCGATTGCGGCCTGCGGCTTTCTCGTGCCCGAGACGCCACGCGCGATCATCTACGCGCTGCTGATGATTGCGGGCCTCTCGCGGTCGATGGAATTCACGGCACTAAACACGTTGGCTTTTGCCGACATTAATCCAGCGCAGCGCAGCTCTGCGTCCACGCTCTCGAGTATGCTGCAGCAAGTTTCGATGCTGCTTGGCGTCGCGATCGCGGCGGCGGCGCTCAACATCTCCGTCGCTTTGCGTAGCGTTGAAGGTCCCGGGCTCATCGATTTCCGCTGGACGTTTCTTGTCGTCGGAGCAATCGGTATCATATCGTCACTGCGTTTCCTGCAGCTGGCGCCGGATGCAGGCGCCGAAGTGTCGGGTCACAAGATCGGCACGAAATAGTTGGTCGCTTTGCGGTCGGCCTTTGTCAGGAGGAAATATGGATCTCGGATATATCTGCACGCCGCAAGAGGTCTTCGACTTCTGGTTCGAGGAGTGCGGGCGTGACCAATGGTTCAAGGCGACGTTGGACCTTGATCGGGATATTCGCCAGCGCTTCCGCGACACCCATCTTGCACTCTCGCGTGGCGTGACGGAGGAATGGCGCTCGACCCCGAACAGCAGGCTTGCCGCAGTGATCGTGCTCGATCAGTTTCCGCGCAACATATATCGTGCGACACCGCTCGCGTTCGCCACCGATGGGCTTGCGCTGCGCGAGGCAAAGCTCGCGCTGGAAGCCGAAGCGGACCAGCAAGTCAGCCCGGAATGCCGGACGTTCTTCTACATGCCTTTCGAGCATTGTGAAGATCTGGAGGAGCAGGAGCGTGCCGTGGCGTTGTTCAGGGCGCTTGGCGATGAGGAATATGTCGACTATGCGCTTCGCCACCGGGAGGTGATTGCAGTCTACCGTCGCTTTCCGCATCGAAATGTCATCGTCGGGCGGCAATCGACCACGGCAGAACTGGAATATCTGGCACAGCCGGGCGCCGGCTTCTGAGCGCGTCGCCTTTCTGTCGCCTTTCTTTCTTATGAAAAGCTGGAAATCCAATTTTGATCCAGCAAACCCGAGTGGGGATATTTTGCGGCCGATACGACTCTTGCTTCGCATTCTCCTTGTTGCAACGCTGGCGGCCGCCGCCGCGAACCTTGCAAGCGCGCAGGCACCGCAACCGCAGGCTTCGCAACAGCCACAAGCGACCGAGCAGGCGTCTGGTGCTGACAATCCAATCGAGCAGGCCGCAAAGGCGATAGAGAAAGCAAAGCAAGATCTCGTCTCGCTGGAGGATGCCGTCAAGCAGAAGAGCGACGATGATGATGCGCTGGTGGCTCTCGCTGGACAGACCGACGAACTTGGCCGCTCGGTTCTCAACATATCCGTTGGCCTCAGACCGCGGCTCGACCAGATCAAGAGCCGCCTTACCGAGCTAGGCGACCCACCGAAGGAAGGTCAGCCGGCGGAGGCGGAGATCGTCACGACCGAACGCAACGCCCTGACGGCGGAGCGTGCCCAGATCAATGCCGTCACCGGCGATGCCGAAACCCTGTCCGCCTCCATCGGTAAGCTCGGCAACCGCATTGCCGAAACCCGCCGTCAGCTTTTTGCCGCCACCTTGCTGCGGCGTACCGACATCTCGTTTTCCGTCCTCGACGATGCGGCACGCGCCTTCGTCCAGGAAGGCTCGGAGTTCATCCAGGCGCTCAGCAGCTGGCTGGGATTCGTTCTGAAGTTCAAGGCTTTTGCGTTCTTTGCGGCCATCTTCATGTCCCTCATGACGGCAATGGTGCTCTTGTCTGGCGGCTACCGCATCTTTGGTCGTTACCTTCAGCGTAAGGAGACGGAAGAGCAGCCCTCCTATATCAACCGTCTCTCCATCGCTTTCTGGTCGACGCTGATCAGGACGTTTGCGCTTGCTGCCCTCTTGGTGACGTCTTACTTCTTCCTCAATGGTTTCAACGTTCTGAGGCCGGATATCGCGCCGATCATCGGCGCGCTCTTCGGATCGATCGGCCTGATTTATTTCGTCAGGCGCTTCACCAATGCGGTGTTCGCACCAAGGGAGCCACATTGGCGTCTTGTCAGGCTTTCCAACCGCGGTGCGAGCTCCATCGGCGCCTGCCTGCTTGCGATGGCAGCCGTCAATGCGCTTGACTACCTCTTCGGCAGCATCAGCGAAGCGATGGGGTCTCCACTCGTCCTGACCGTCGTCAAGAGTCTGATTGCAGCCTTGATCATTGGTTTCATCCTGATCGCAGCGTCTTTCGGCCGGCCGATGCTGGCGCGAAACGGGGATCCGGACGCGCCGGGACGCCATTGGCCGCGCGGCATGGCGATCATTCTGCGCGTGCTGGGTGCAGGTTTGATCATAACGGCGTTGACCGGCTATGTCGGCCTTGCGCGCTTCGTCGCGACACAGTTGATTATCACCGGTGCAATCATCGTCACGACCTATATTGGTCTTCTGTCGGGGAGGGCGATTTCGCGCAGCGAAACCTTCGGCGAGACATCGCTTGGTCGCTTCCTCCAAAGGCGCTTCAAGCTTGGTCCGGTCGCCATCGACCAGGCGGGACTGTTGGTCGGCATGTGCATCTCCGGCATCGCCCTGATGGTTGGGATCCCGCTGGTACTGCTCTTGTGGGGCTTCCATATCCAGGATCTTCAACTCATCGCCTATCGCCTTCTCACGGAGGTCAGGCTGGGCGGCATCAGCATCTCGCTGGTCGGGATATTGACCGGCATCCTGCTCTTTGCCGGTGGTTACCTGCTGACGCGCTGGATCCAGCGCTGGCTTGACGGCAACGTCATGGCGCGCAGCCATGTCGACCTTGGCGTCCGAAACTCGGTCAAGACAGGTATCGGCTATCTCGGCGTTGGTCTTGCGACGATCGTCGGCGTTTCCGCCGCGGGCATCGACCTCTCCAGCTTCGCACTCGTTGCCTCTGCACTGTCGGTCGGTATCGGTTTCGGCCTCCAGAACATCGTGTCGAACTTCGTCTCCGGCCTGATTCTGCTGGTCGAGCGGCCATTCAAGGTTGGCGACCACGTGGTCTCCGGGGCTGCTGAAGGTATCGTAAAGCGGATTTCCGTGCGCGCGACCGAAATAGAGACGTTCCGCAAGCAGTCGATCATCGTGCCGAATTCCGAACTGATCAATGCGTCTGTTGGCAACTGGACCCATCGCAACAAGATGGGGCGCTCCGAAATTCCGGTCTCGGTGAGCTATGATTCCGACCCGCAGAAGGTCATGGACATCCTGCTGGAGCTGGTAAACGCCGTGCCCGTGGTTCTTCGCAATCCTGAGCCGCACGTGGAATTCCTCCGTTTCGGGCCGTATTCGCTGGACTTCGAGCTGCGCTTCATGCTTGCCGACATGGGTGACGGCTTGAAAGTCAGGAATGATCTCCGCATCGCGATCCTGAAGCGGTTCAGGGAGGAGAGTATCGAAATACCTCTTCCGCAGAGCGACGTCGTGTTCCATCGACAGCCGGAGCAGGTTGGAGCAGCGGCCAACGCAGGCAAGCCGCCGGCAAAGATCGACAACGTTTCCGAGACGAGCGAATTGGACGAGGAGGCCGGCACGGTGCGCCGGTTGCGCGGCAAGTCGGCTGATGGCAATCTCAAGGGGTAAAGGCGTTGTTCAGCGATCGTTCAGAGCGGTCGCCGTATAACGTGTGCAATCGGGTTTTCGTTGCTGGGGGCAGCAGCGCCGAGACGCTCCAAGGGAGGGCGCATGATCCGCGCCGCACTGTATGGCAAGATTTGCCGTCGTACTGCTTCTTTCGCTCGTGGCCGCAGGCCAAACTCACGCAGCTTCCATTACCAACACCGACAGCGCGGCTGTTGTGATCGTCCTGACTGAGGGCGGCAACAAGATGCAGCTCGTGCTCGATCCCGGCGCATCGGAGACGTTCTGCCCGTCGGGCTGCTTCATCACCGCGCCTGACGGCGACCGGATCGGTCTAAATGGCGGTGAAACGATCGACATCATCAAGGGATCGGCCGTCGTAAAGTGAACGACGTTTCTCTCTGATCGCAATTTCTGTCCACGGATTTTCGGTCAAAGGCCTTTTGCGGCTTGCCTATTTGCATGCAGTCGCGGCAAGCTTTTCCCATGTCGTAAACAGGCATTTGGCAAGCCCGACGTCGCTGCATAGTTCGCAAAGGCGATTTCCGTCGGCGGCATTCGTCGGACAGGTTAGTAGAACAGAGGGTAATTCTCCATGAAGACACATGCGCGCGCAGTGGTCATCGGCGGCGGCGTCGTTGGCGTTTCGACGCTTTATCACCTTGCCAAAAAGGGCTGGGACGATGTCGTCCTGATCGAACGCAAGGAACTGACCTCCGGTTCGACGTGGCATGCCGCCGGCCTGCTGCCTCTGTTCAACATGAGCTATTCGGTCGGCCAGATCCACAAGTACTCCGTTCGATTCTATCAGGAGCTTCAGCAGGAAACGGGCATGAATGTCGGTTTCAGCCAAGTCTCCAACATCCGCCTGGCGCGCACCAAGGATCGCTGGGACGAATACATGTACTATGCCGGCATCGCCGAAACGATCGGCGTCAAGGTCAACGTGCTGACGCCGGAGCAGGTCAAGGAAATCTGGCCGCTCTGTGAGACGGACGGCCTTCTCGGCGCGATCCAGCATCCGGACGATGGCTATATCCAGCCGGCCGACCTGACGCAGGCGCTCGCCAAGGGTGCCCGCGACCGCGGCGCCACGATCTACCGCAACACCACGGTCACAGCGATCGAGCAGCAGCCCGACGGTCTCTGGAAGGTGACGACAGACAAGGGCGAGATCACCGCCGAGCATATCGTCAGCTGTACCGGCAACTTCGCCCGCAAAACCGGCGAGATGGTCGGCATCAACATCCCCGTGATCCCCGTCGAACACCAGTACATCGTCACCGAGCCGCATCCGGCTATCCTCGAGCGAAAGGCCAAGGGATTGCCGGAGATGGGCGTGCTGCGCGAATCCGACAGCGCCTGGTACATGCGCGAAGAGAATGGTGGCCTCATTCTCGGCCCTTATGAGCACGGCGCACCGGTCTGTTATGTCAACGGTCCGTCGGACGAGAGCGAATACGAACTCTTCCAGGAAGAGCTCGATCGCCTGATGCCGCATATCGAGACTGCTATCACCCGTGTTCCGGCATTCGGCGAAGTCGGCATCAAGAAAGTCTACAACGGCGCCATCGCCTATACGCCTGATGGTAACCCGATCGTTGGTCCCGCGCCGGGCCTCAGCAATTTCTGGCTCAACGAGGGGCACTCCTTCGGCATCACCGCAGCCGGCGGCGCCGGTTGGCAGTTGGCGGAATGGATCGTCGACGGCGAGCCGACTGTCGACATGATGGGCGTCGATCCCCGTCGTTTCGGCCCTTACGCAACCGAAGGATATCTCATCGCCAAGAACGAAGAGGCCTACGCGAACGTCTTCACCATGCACTATCCAGACGAAGAGCGGGAGGCTGCGCGCCCTCTGAAGACAACGCCGGTTTACGAGCGTCTGAAGAAGCTGGGCGCCGTCTTCGGTTCTGTCTACGGCTGGGAGCGTGCCAATTGGTTTGCCCCCGAGGATTACGATCTGCCGAAGGACCAGCTCGGCGTCGGCGCAGATGTCCTCACCAACCATAACCACTCATCGCCTGAAGAAGACGGCCGCATCCTCGAAAGGTGGTCCTTCCGTCGCTCGAACTATTTCGAGCATGTCGGCAACGAAGTCACGAACGTAAGCAAGAATGTCGGCGTGCTTGACATGTCGGCCTTCGCGAAGATGGAGGTCTCCGGCCCTGGTGCGCGCGCCTGGCTCGAATCGATCTTTGCAAACGCCATCCCGAAGAAGCGCGGCCGCATTGCTCTTTGCCACATGCTGACAGTCCACGGCGGCGTACGAGCCGAGTTCACGGTCTACGAATGGGCGCCAAACCGCTTCTATCTCGTCTCCGCAGGCGCCTACGAGGCGCACGACCACGATTACCTGCGCAAGCTGGCGCCGAAGGACGGTTCCGTTCGCCTTCAGCAGATCACCCAGCGGCTCGGCGTGCTTGTGCTGGCCGGCCCGAAGTCACGTGACCTCCTCAAGAAACTCACACGCACGAGCCTTGAGAACAAGGACTTCCCGTGGCTTTCCGGCAAAGAGATCTCGATTGGCGTTGCGAGTGCTCATGCGCTGCGCGTCAATTTCGTCGGCGAGCTTGGCTGGGAGTTACATCACCCGATCGAGATGCAGAACTACATCTTCGATCAGTTGATGGAAGCGGGCGCCGAATTCGGTATCAAGCCCTTCGGTATTCGCGCGATGCTGTCGATGTCGGTCGAAAAGTCCTACCGCCTCATCCCGCGCGAGATGTCGATCGAGTACAACGCCTATGAATCGGCGCTTGATCGCTTCATCAAGCCGGAGAAGGAATTCCTCGGCCGCGACGGGCTGCTGGCCTATAAGGACAAGGGCCTGAAGTGGAACTTCGCGACCCTCGTTGTCGAGACCGGCAACGATGTCGATGCCCGCGGTTCGGAGGCCATCTACAACGAGGCTGGCGAGCTTGTCGGGCGTGCGACAAACGGCACGTTCGGCTACCGCATCAACCGCTCGCTTGCGCTGGCGATGCTGCGGCCCGACTACGCCAAGGAGGGTACCAAGCTCAAGATCAAGATCCTCGGGACGACGTATAACGCCACTGTCGTTGGCGAGAGCCCCTTCGATCCAGACAATGCGGCGCTGCGCGCATAGTCTTTTAAGCATGTTTTGAAGAATGTCAGGGCGGCCCTCGTGGCCGCCTTTTTGTTGGTTAGAGAACACGGCCGATTAATACTTATTCAAACCCGGTATTGTACCGATTTGAACCGGGGACAGGAGTTTCATCAAAAGGTTTGGAAATGGCGTTTTTGGGTATTTCGGGAATGCAATATTCCGGAGGCATGTTTGCTGATGCGCGCATTATTCTGGCGGAGGATTCGAACGTATTTACGTCGATGATCGGCAAGCGGCTGAAGGAGCTCTTCGATATCGATGTGGAAATCTGCCGGAGTTTCGAAGAGCTGCAGCTGTCCTACGACAAGTCGACCGACCCGATCACGCTCGCCATCTCCAACATCAACCTGCCAGGCGCGGAGAACGGCGAGGCTCTGGAGTATCTGGTCGACCTCAGCATCCCAACCATCGTCTTTACCGGCACCTTCCAGGAAGGCATGCGCGACAAGCTGATGGCCAAGGACATTGTCGACTACATCCTCAAGGACAATGTCTTCGCGGTCGACCTGCTTGCGGAATCGATCTGCCGATTCCTCACCAATCATCGTCACCACGTTCTGATCGTCGACGACAGCCCGACGGCACGCGCCCTGCTGTCAAGCCGTCTCAAACGCTACAATTTCCGGGTCAGTACAGCCGACAGCGGCGCCAAGGCTCTCGAGATCCTCAAGGCGAACCGTGACATCGGTTTGATGATCACCGACTACAACATGCCCGACATTGACGGATTCGAGCTGACCCGGCGCATCCGCGCCAGCATCGGCTCCCATGAACTCCGCATCATCGGGGTGTCGTCATCGTCGAACCGGCTGCTGTCGGCGCGCTTCCTCAAGGCTGGCGGCAACGACTTCATGCTGCGACCATTTATCGACGAGGAGTTCTATTGCCGCGTCAACCAGAATCTGGACACGCTGCTGCAAATCCAGTCGATGCGCAAGGAGCGTGCCGTTGCCTGACGCGCTGCCTCCGCCCGACGATGGTAGGCGGAGGCGCTCTCACGCGCTTGAGATCGAGATTTCTGCAATTTCCGGTATTGCCAAGTTTCGATATCTTCTCAGGCGTGTTTGTGTGAGTTATCTTCACATAAGCCGAGAAGATGATCGATTCGGACCGCTGCGGCTTTCTGGGGGATAGGAGTGAATGGCTGTCCGGGAGGATCTCCATCGGGATGGGTCCGGGCCACGCTTTGGCGGCCAGCGGTTACTGCTGGTTGAAGATTCCCGGATGTTCTCCGCCGTTTTGTGCCACCGGCTTCATGCCGAACTGGGGCTGAACGTCAAACCGTGCTCCTCCCTCAAAATGCTCGAAGAGACGATCGCCCAGTCGCCGACTGATTACAGCATGGCGATCGTCGACCTCAATCTGCCGGACGCCCCCTATGGCGAGGCGCTCGACTGCACCATAAAGGCTGCTGTTCCAACCATTGTCTTCACCGCCACGTTCGACCTCGATACGCGCAACCGCATCATGGAGCGCAATGTCATCGATTATGTGCTGAAGGACAACGAGTTCGCGCTCGACAACGTTGTTGCCAGCGTCAGACGGGTATTGTCGAATCGGAAGACGCGGGTTCTCGTGGTCGACGATGTCGCTTCCGCGCGCCAGGTCCTTGTCGGGCTGCTCGAGGCGCAGCAATATATGGTAGTTGAAGCCGCATCCGGACTGGAAGCCTTCGCCGCGCTTGAGGCCTACGACGATATCGAGGTTGTCGTCACGGATCATCAAATGCCCGACATCAGCGGTTACGAATTGACACGGCGGATACGGCGGCGCTTTGGCTCTGACAGGCTGCGGATCATCGGGGTCTCATCCTCGAGCGATCGCATGCTTTCTGCGAGCTTTCTGAAGGCCGGCGCATCCGATTTTCTCTACAGGCCGTTCGTCGCCGAAGAACTGCAATGCCGGATCGCCAACAACGTCGAGACCTTGATACAGTTGAAGCAGCTTCGCGCGGCTGCAGCATGCGACTATCTGACGGGGCTCTACAATCGCCGCTATTTCTACGACCTTGGACCGAAGCTGGTGAATGACTGCCTGCGTCACAAGGCTGCGAGCGCCGTTGCGATCCTCGACATCGATCACTTCAAGCGGCTGAACGATACCTATGGGCATGAAATCGGCGATGAAGTCTTGAAGGCGGTCGCCGGCAGGCTGGCGGCGATCTTCGAGGGGAGCGATCGTCTGCTTTCGCGCCTCGGCGGCGAAGAGTTTGCGATCCTGTTCCCGATGATGGACTCGATTGCCGCGACCAAGCTGTGCGACGAGATACGGTCGGACATCTCACGCCTGAAGGTGATGGCGGATGACGAAGAGCTTTCCGTCACCGTGTCGATCGGCGTTGCCGAAATTTCCGACCACGAAACCTTCGACAACTACCTGAACGCCGCGGACCAGTTTCTCTATATGGCCAAGCACAAGGGTCGCAATCAGGTCTATTCCGACGCGCGTATGACGGAGGAGGCGGCTCAATAGCCGCTTTGCCATTGTCAGGCTGCGATGGCCTGGCGTGCCGTTGCCATCGTCATCTTGCGCTCGGCTCGCTCCTGCTGCGGCGAACGGTGGTAGAGTTCGCGATAACACTTAGAAAAATGCGAGGCAGAGACGAAGCCGCATGCGACCGCCACTTCGACCACCGGCATGGACGATTGCACCAGCAGATGGCGGGCGCGATCCAGCCTTATTTCCAGATAGTAGCGGGCCGGCGAGCGCCCCATTTCCTGGCGGAAGAGCCGTTCGATCTGCCGGCGCGACAGATCGACGCCATCGGCGATCTCCAGAAGCGAGAGCGGTTCGGAAAGGTTGCCCTCCATCAGTTCGATGATGGAAAGAACCTTGGCATTCTGGACGCCGAGGCGCGCGCGCAGCGGCAGGCGCTGGCGATCGTTCGGGCTGCGCACGCGATCGGTCAGGTGCTGCTCGCAGACCCGGTTCACCAGCGTTTCGCCGAAATCCTGGCCGATCAAATTCAGCATCATGTCCAGCGAAGCAGTGCCGCCAGCACAGGTATAGAGATTGCTGTCCACTTCATAGAGATCGGCGTAGACCTCGGCCTGCGGAAAAGCTTCGGAGAAGCCAGGCAGGTTTTCCCAATGGATCGCACAGCGCTTGCCATTCAGCAGCCCCGCCTGGGCGAGGATATGTGCGCCCGTACAGAGGCTCCCGACGGCGACGCCGCGATTGTAGGATTCGCGCAGCCAAGCGCTGACGGACTTGTTATTGAAGTCTTCGACATCGATGCCGGAACAGACCAGCACCATGCTCGGGCGATGCTCGCCACCGAGGTTGCGGCGCTCGTCGGCAAGCGACGTATTTGCCTCGATACCGATGCCGCAGGAAGAATAGACCTTTTGCCCGTCAACCGAGGTCAGCCGCCACGTATAGGCCTGGTAGCCGAGCATACGGTTGGCGATGCGCAGCGTATCGATTGCCGCTGAAAAAGGCAGCATCGTAAACTGCGGAACCATGAAGAAGACAAGAGAGCGTTGTTGCTTATGCGACATCTTATTCATGAGACAAATCCGTGCTCGAGGTCGAATGCACTATTCGTTGCTTGGAATACGTCGTTTCGATATCCTGAAAGCGACATTCTCATGGATATATGCGGCCGCAAAGAGCAAATTTGCGACATTGCTGAAATTGACGAAGGTCAAATGACGATCGCTGCCTTCAAAAGTTCAAAAAAGGGCGATTGCCAAAAATATATGTCACGGAAATTCAAGATTTAATATGGTGGCCGTCAAGACGGAGAAAGCGGCGCTGCACAAATGCGAGGCGCCGCTTTCACACGGGGAGGAATGTCGGATTCATTACATAACCTTGCGCTCATCCGCGTCATCCGCCGACGGCCAGCCAATGTCCTTGCGCATGTCGAAAGGCATGGATTCGATTTCGCGGGCGGCCTGCCACTGATGCCATGCACGAACCAGTTTGCGGGCGTAGTCGGCAATATGCAGATGGGCTTCGCTTGAAGGCGTCTTGGTGTGCGTAATCGTCGTCATGGCCTATTCCTTTCCTCGGCGGAGGACGCTTGTTTCATGCCTAGAATATGGGTGTTTCCATCCCATCAAACAAACGAATAGATTTTATGGATATCATCAGTGTTTTTGAATGATGGCGGGCAGCTGGGCGCTCGGTCCAAACATCGATTGTCTTGTCTGGGGAAAAAATATTGTACTCTGAGGGAAGTTATTTCGTCTTTTTTTGGAAAAAATATGGGGTCTAGAGTCAACTAAAATTTCCAAAGCAAGCAAAATCAAGGGTTTAGTTTTTTGTCGCTTTTTGGGTTTGTTCGGAGAAATATCGTTGGACCCCGACAAGCGGCGGAGGCGTCTC harbors:
- a CDS encoding acetate/propionate family kinase, with the translated sequence MIDTLLVLNTGSSSLKFQIFEDQTLDVLMSGKVTGIGDTPEMRAKLPGGQETQTSLPANTDHDSALSAVMDLIGGHDHAWRTAAVVHRVVHGGQDFAEPVIVTPEVMYRLEALIPLAPLHQPHNLAGITASARLASGAPDIACFDTAFHAGHDELTSSFALPQEMRDKGVRRYGFHGLSYEWISQVLSRDYPDLCAGSVVVGHLGNGASLCALKNGISVDTTMSMTALDGIPMGTRSGSIDPGAVLYMLHDLDLGVETVQDILYERSGLKGLSGISNDVEALLRSDDPHAAFALEYFALKTAQHAAMMAVSMGGIDAFVFTGGIGEHAGPVREAILGRLRFLGDFKTLVIPTNEERLMATHAKKLLRSAA
- a CDS encoding MFS transporter, producing MIAMQTTEKDDAESIRRAKIVALVVAVSFFMQILDGTIVTTSLPQMAASFGVQPVSMSIGITVYMLTMAAFIPLSGWLGDRYGARRIFMASIAVFTVASLFCGLSGGLAEFVVARAVQGAGSALMTPVGRIIVLKNARKSELVQAIALITWPALTAPVIGPLLGSFITTYASWHWNFLINLPIGVLGMALVLRFVPEQREEDAGRLDMLGFVLSAGGLTFLLAALELSVKWDGGLLPILLMLAAGIALSVMATRHFLRVSNPLLDLSAFRVQTYAIATLSAGTASRVAINATPFLLPLLFQLGFALSSIEAGAYLLVYFLGNLGMKAVTTPLLAKLGFRTVLFFNGMIAALSIAACGFLVPETPRAIIYALLMIAGLSRSMEFTALNTLAFADINPAQRSSASTLSSMLQQVSMLLGVAIAAAALNISVALRSVEGPGLIDFRWTFLVVGAIGIISSLRFLQLAPDAGAEVSGHKIGTK
- a CDS encoding DUF924 family protein — encoded protein: MDLGYICTPQEVFDFWFEECGRDQWFKATLDLDRDIRQRFRDTHLALSRGVTEEWRSTPNSRLAAVIVLDQFPRNIYRATPLAFATDGLALREAKLALEAEADQQVSPECRTFFYMPFEHCEDLEEQERAVALFRALGDEEYVDYALRHREVIAVYRRFPHRNVIVGRQSTTAELEYLAQPGAGF
- a CDS encoding mechanosensitive ion channel family protein → MKSWKSNFDPANPSGDILRPIRLLLRILLVATLAAAAANLASAQAPQPQASQQPQATEQASGADNPIEQAAKAIEKAKQDLVSLEDAVKQKSDDDDALVALAGQTDELGRSVLNISVGLRPRLDQIKSRLTELGDPPKEGQPAEAEIVTTERNALTAERAQINAVTGDAETLSASIGKLGNRIAETRRQLFAATLLRRTDISFSVLDDAARAFVQEGSEFIQALSSWLGFVLKFKAFAFFAAIFMSLMTAMVLLSGGYRIFGRYLQRKETEEQPSYINRLSIAFWSTLIRTFALAALLVTSYFFLNGFNVLRPDIAPIIGALFGSIGLIYFVRRFTNAVFAPREPHWRLVRLSNRGASSIGACLLAMAAVNALDYLFGSISEAMGSPLVLTVVKSLIAALIIGFILIAASFGRPMLARNGDPDAPGRHWPRGMAIILRVLGAGLIITALTGYVGLARFVATQLIITGAIIVTTYIGLLSGRAISRSETFGETSLGRFLQRRFKLGPVAIDQAGLLVGMCISGIALMVGIPLVLLLWGFHIQDLQLIAYRLLTEVRLGGISISLVGILTGILLFAGGYLLTRWIQRWLDGNVMARSHVDLGVRNSVKTGIGYLGVGLATIVGVSAAGIDLSSFALVASALSVGIGFGLQNIVSNFVSGLILLVERPFKVGDHVVSGAAEGIVKRISVRATEIETFRKQSIIVPNSELINASVGNWTHRNKMGRSEIPVSVSYDSDPQKVMDILLELVNAVPVVLRNPEPHVEFLRFGPYSLDFELRFMLADMGDGLKVRNDLRIAILKRFREESIEIPLPQSDVVFHRQPEQVGAAANAGKPPAKIDNVSETSELDEEAGTVRRLRGKSADGNLKG